The sequence GATATTTAGTATAGatcacaataaaaactaaaataatttgttcaaatATAACGCAATTAGATACGGTTGTTTTTCGAGTTTATTATGGTTTTCCTTGCAATTAACCTCTCCTTTTATGAATGCTGCATTTCCATAATCTTTTAGATTTGCTTTCATTTCTGGAAAATCTCTAAACAAATCTTattaaaatgcacaaaatcattGTATGGACAAATCCCACGTACTTACGCTATAGTATGaaggcataataatataataatatcagccctgtattatatactttcccactgctgggcacgggccttctctactattgaaagggattaggccacacaccttcgaaattcctatagagaacttctcagatgtgcaggtttcatcacgatatttccttcaccgttaaagcgaacgataattcacaaagaatacacacatgattttagaaaagtcagaggtgtgtgcccttgtggtttgaacctgcggacattcgtcttggcagtccgttccacacccaactaggctatcgccgcttttatagtATGAAGGCATGTATAACATAATTTGTTGTATTCGTTGGTTACAGGTATGTTCTATAATGTGAAAGGTATAGAGctcaataaaaaattgtacgaAATGTATGGACCTATTGTGAGGTTGGACtcaatgctgggcacggactTAATAATAGCTCTATACGACGCTGATGGTGCGGCCCAAGTAAGGAAAATTCTAatgaaaagataaaataataacaataataaatattatttgaatatgcCTTCTGcgccatttttattatactttattattttaaatttctttttatttatacgacACTAAATATCACCgtatgaaattatttactttcaCTAAGAACTTACCTGCGGCGCAGcataataataacacaaatactataaaaagtataaaattaactaattcAGATGATTAAGTTTCTaaggaattatttatattttattggaagcatatttttttaaggaaatCATAATGTAGTCCTATTAAATAACATCCACCGATACAgcttcaaattcaaaatatacctacatatatgtattaatttgtatatttttagatcCTTCGCGGCCAGAATTGGATGCCTATTCGACCTGGATTCCCTTCACTGGAATACTATAGGAAAAATTATAAGCATAAGAACGAAGAGTCATCCAAACCAACTGGACTTTTAACTGAGTAATATTCAGTTGTTTACTTTGAAATAACATCATCCGTAAAGACTCACTATTGCTTTATTTGTTCAGTCACTAACATTTAAACACCCATcttcaatattaaacaatttggcatagcttattattattttttaattaatatgcacATTGCTTGCAACGgacatttcatacaaaaaaaataaatagattgagggcaaaataatattgaatacctATTGTCcacttatatgtattattaattaccaTTTCAGCCATTTAGAACCATGGAAGGAGTTCCGCTCTGCCATGAATCCCGTGATGATGCAGCCGAAAACTATCAGACTGTACGCAAATGCGATAGATCAGGTCGCCCAAGATATGATCTCCAGGTAATCCACCTTATCTCTCCAACATTTAATAAAAGCACCTTATCTAGAGGATTTGAGTGATCATAACAAGGATATAAAACAGGAAGCAAAAATTATTGGTACTTCTAAAGAATCTGATGCCTAAACTTTACGTTCGAAATGTGATCTGCATTTTGTGTAACAATCTACATCATAGACATACAAGGATCCACAAACCTACACTTTACATCTTCAAAACAGTTAGAGCTAAGACCTCCAAAAATACTACGGCTAAAACttcatataattacatattaactaTCATTAGggttttatttttcgtattattatctGTTACATTTACAAGGTAAATTTTTGTTACCATAACGCCGAAACACACAAATTCGATTTTGGTGCAAAAGATCACATAACAATACGAAAATAACAATGACAACTCAAGCAGCATTGATAGATCAAGCAcaccgcccccgccgccgcaaGGAATgagcgggacgtgtgcggggccgcggggtggGGAAGAGTGTACTTGTAACGGTCAGCTGTAGCAAGTATCAGGAAACGCCCGACATGCGCcgatttttattgatataaaagttAACCAgcttaacaaaattttattatgggtatttttgggataaaatataacataatatgtaaaaaaaattgtgcaatGGGTTGTGGTACTGATTCTCGACAAATTAATAtactcaatattttattgtataccaATAGTctatatttaccaaaaaaaaaagagaaatggGGTATGTAGAACAAGTaagacattattaaataaataaataagattgcAGACTGATTTTGTGTGTTATGTTTAAACGGTAAAGCTATGATGAATTAAAATGTTCACCTAATTAACGAATGGACGCTAGACCAGAATAAAGAATCAATGTAACTTCTGACCAAAAATTATCTGCTTTTGCGATAATTTTATCATAtcgtattattgttttaaaatgtcaaGTATGTATTCAGTAATAGcagtaaataacattattctttcatttctataaaatataaaatcatacaaAACAATGTCACTGCAGAATTTTGTCTTAAATTATCCtacaaagcggcgatagcctagttgggtgtggaacggactgccaagacgaatgtccgcagattcaaatcccaagggcacacacctctgacttttctaaaatcatgtgtgtattcttcgtgaatttatcgttcgatttaacggtgaaggaaaacatcgtgaggaaacctgcacatctgagaagttctctataggaatttcgaaggtgtgtgaagtctaccaatccgcactaggccagcgtggtggactaaggcctaatccctctcagtagtagaggaggcccgtgctcagcagtgggcaagtatataatacagggctgatattattattatcctacaaatctataaatactttgaaaaataGATACTGCATGAATTTGCTTGGCGACTCAATAATTCGGCAGCTGATTTACAACAAATAGCAATCCAATAAACTACGATACGCTGTACAGTGGGCGAGGAGAAAAAGCGTGAAGGAaacgagagaagtatgccagaatcatgCAAAGTAGGAATTCAtaccctctgcctacccctatggcaGCGTATATGCATAGTATAACGGCTGTATCCAGCTGCCAACGCTGGCAGCTAACGCTGCCCAGTAACCTATAACGCTATTAGACACGGCAGTCAAAAACTGTTTGTTAAACATCGGTCCGGGAACTCATACACGgccttgttttatataataagtaaagcATTTTCCATATAAAGTTATACTTATCTCGAGCCAAAACATAAACTTATTAGGCAAAATTAATAAGTGTATGTCATCTCAttgaatgatttattttgataatacagAATGAAATCAACACGAGATGAAAATAACATGCTTCGTGGAAAATTCGACATAGAAATGAATTTGTGGGCCTTGGAGTCGATTGCTGTGGTCGCTCTGGGCACTCGGCTGAACTGCTTCGATCCGAACCTGGCTGAGGACTCGCCAGCAAGGAGACTCATCCAGCGCGTTAATGACTTCTTCAATTGTGTCGAGGCATTGGACTACAAGCCaaccttatttaaatttaccCGTACATCAAGGTTAAATAAAGCGATTAAAACCTATGAAGATCTTGAAAAGTAAgatgaataacaaagtatacctctttataaaaattactgtaATCTGTAATAATTGATAGCGACAGGAGAAGATACGTAATTTCAGTTTCCGTTATCCTAGAAGAATTATCTTTGAATTgtcattttattcatttatttatgtattaattcggtttccagcagacttaatactacgattaaaataatttaaatatcataatttatagctataatgtaagcccaagttaaAAAACTCAACATGTATTTTTACAGCTTAACGAAATATTTCATACAAGAAGCAATGgaacaattgaaaaaaaataaaggaataTCTAATGACGAAAAAGGTGTGCTTGAAAAACTGTTGgaaataaatgaagaattcgCGTACATTATGGCGGCCGACATGTTGTTTGCTGGTGTTGATACGGTAATACAGTTTGCATTTTGggttctatttttattttgtctcacAAATTATAACGCATGAAACAGCCTCAGGGTCTCTAATTTGATAGCGGCCCAAGAGGACTTAAATGTGCCCAAACCAACTCTTAGAATACTacccaaaatataatttaaattttttcattgttatacCTTTTGTCgtaattagttaattaaaacaataacgtTTCCTCTTTAAGACTACCAACACTATGCTGGGGGCATTGTACCTCCTGGCAATAAACCCAGATAAGCAGCAAAAACTTCGAGAGGAGGTAATGTCGAAATCAGACAAGAAACCATACTTGCGGGCATGCATTAAAGAGTCGATGAGGTTAATGCCGATTGCACCTGGTAACTTCAGAAAGACAACCAAAGACTTCAATATTCTCGGATATCATATACCAAAAGATGTAAGTTGTCATATATCCATATAGTTGTTTCTATTTTAGAAATGAAGTACGTGAAGGGTCCTTAAAACCTCTATTGTTAATCCTACGGGTTCCGTCTGTTTGTGCGAGGTTTCAACAGCTCTGAAGCATAAAAAGgtattgtagtattaaaatcTCATAAGGTAGATGCAACTATTacagatatcaaaataaatatgaatatagataaaatgtttgaaataagaatagccgaagttataaatttcaattcgaaccagtagtttatgatatttatattataatagtataaatatagaaaaacgcataaaaacaataactacGAACCCAAAGGAAATtagaaatttatatacatattataaatacttaagaGTATTGCCACAAACTACTatataaagcttttatttttacagacACATATCCTTTTCGTACACCAAGAGATGTCATTAAACGAAGATTACTTCCCGAGAGCTTCTGAATTCATCCCAGAACGTTGGACAGTTGATAAAGACGACCCGCTGTACCATGGAAACGCGCATCCTTTTGCCTTTTCTCCATTTGGCTTTGGAGTCCGCATGTGCATAGgtaaatattcacaaaacacaaacacatacatcacgcctttatccccaaagatgTAAGCAGCAGTGCAATCAGAGTTTAGCGGCGTtaaggtagacaccgctgtagaggaacagatgaaTGCggtcctctatggaaggggaaaaTTCctagtcaggcagatgttgcgcctgactgGGAATTTTCCCCTTCCAAACGGTTCCTAtacggaggtggtatatatgcaacgcgttgCTCAAATTGTGCAGGCGTAATTCAGGATCGTTTATCTCCATCTCgcgtgattgctatgcgataaatcactacaattgtgtcaataccacataggtcttctcgtagttccattgttgttgacgagatggcggtgattatactaattgtaccgctacAAGGGCAACCACATTTCACCATCACGCCTGTTCTatcccataatatgataggaAGCATTCCTATCTGGCACAAATTTCATACGTCGgactgataatgagcagaaaatccaatatcacgcCCAACCCGGAATTCCAACTCTCATAGCGAAATTATTCACAagggaaataaaattttatagtagtATCATGTACTTCATGTTGTTTCAGTAATCATAAATCAATATGCACCTTAAAGTGAAGACATAGCATGTATTACTTCCATTACGACAATAGAAAAAATTCAgttatgcaatatatttttcatccTTATTTTTATGACACTAATGGCAATTATTACTCCTCCTATAATTAAAGTTGTCTAAACACTTGCGTAACAAATTTAAAGACTCTGTCCTATCCTTTGCCAAATCggttataaaaatcattaattaatatttcaagatacgtttttatatataaacgaGTTAGCCGTCCGGCTAGGTACCTATAGATACGACTAAGTGACCCGGCTGCACTTTATGGTATGCGAAGTGGGGCTTAGCGGAGTGGGTCgaccaacaaaatataattataccttGCCactcgaaacaattatgccggcttgatTGAAACTATGCTTCATAGATGTTTATTCTTATTCATTTCCAGGTCGTCGCATCGCGGAGCTGGAAGTGGAAACGCTACTGGCGCGGATCGTGGAGAACTTCAAGGTGGAATGGTTCGGACCACCAGCAAATGTAGTCCAATCTGCACTTAACTACGTCAGAGGGCCATACAATTACGTTTTGAAAGATGTGTAATAGTTTATATCTAAAATACATACACAAAatcgtaaattatatttatttttgtaaaggaCATGGCCAGTTTCTATATGGCACTGTGCCTAGTTCCTCAAACCTTATGTACTACATTAATGTATTATGTGTTCTTGGAATTTAGTTTTAAGAAGTCCAAGATTATTACAGATCAGTTACAAAGCCCAGGAACGTCAGGCTTTtaagatatttacaaaaatatgtaataataataataatatcagccctgtattatatacttgcccactgctgagcacgggcctcctctactactgagagggattaggccttagtccaccacgctggcctagtgcgggttggtagactacacacaccttcgaaattcctataaagaacttctcagatgtgcaggtttcctcacgatgttttccttcaccgttaaagcgaacgataattcacaaagaatacacacatgatttttagaaaagtcagaagtgtgtgcccttgggatttgaacctgcggacattcgtctcggcagaagtccgttccacacccaactaggctatcgacgcttacaaaaatatgtattgtttatgtttgtGGGTACCTGTTAATTCcctgaatttaataaaaatatttttataaatacgttgTGCATCCGagtttcgttttaaaataatacaatacaacaCTTATGGAAgcgttcaaatattttatacctatcTACTGAATGTGTTCAAGTTTAATTGCAGACGACGTTTTTCAAACTTCGATACGCCTTTGGCAATTGAAGGAAAAAACACGCTGTGAGTTGTGTTTGCAGCTAAACAAATGCCCTGGCACAGCGCATCGTTAACAATACAACTGCACCTTAGCAATGTATCGAGAGCGCGGTAAAAAATCGTCTTCGCcgtactataaaataaaataaaatgctttattcaccACGTgagcgaacatagttgcgcttatgatacgtcaaggtgcatgagaatatttaatatttaatgattactCCAATTAAacgttattgaaatatattttatattggacataaaaaaatatgaaaggacaaagtaaacaaaaacgACAGCTCGGGATAGCAAGAAATAAGAAAGatatatataatgttaataaagataaagggcAGAGcacgtcgcgatcctcaccggtgaggaagATAAGGACCCTAACCGAGCTCCTTCTCTTCTTATGCGTGGTGTTATCCCGACCAGGGTGCCGGGGTTCGCCTTCCTACTGCGGTCTTCCCATTTCGTCCGATATTATGCAACCTGCTCAGTAATAACATTGACTCTCAAATCTTCCTGGAGAACGTTAAGCTGCTGCTTCTTGGGCGCGACAAGTTTTGGCAATCCTCTCTTAATGTTAAGCTGATGTATATAAGAGCTCTGAGCCTctaatgctatatatatttattatatccagtTTCAGTGGCTCAGCACCGTTTTAGATTCGTTATATAAACTACATTCACAGTAGGCACACCAACACAGTTTctatacaatatgttttttttttttattatcaaacttATAATCAAAAGGACTGAtcaaatgactgcctcggtggcgtagttgtactgcatgcgcggtacggcagcactccgaggtcctgggttcgaaccctggttttttctgctcagtatcagcccggagtctggaatttggcgataggctcgccccctataacatcatgggacagaacacacttggcgaaaagtgggtgccttagttgcgcctctgcatacccctacggggataaatgcgtgatattgtgtgtataaTCAAAAGGCCAAAGGGGGTTATTGTTTGGAAAATCCAATTTTATCAGCAAtcaatgtttaattattcattctatgacaatatttaaatgAGCCTCGACTGACAAAAACATAGATATAAACTAAAAATCAcactatatattatactagcttagGCTCGCGGGCCGCCCGCTTGTTTTCCGGgagttttctggaataaaaatccAGCTATATATCTTacctggatagaaagtagcctataatctttctagggtcttatactatacccataccaaatttcataaaaatccgttcagtacgttttgagaaaatcgataccatacagacagacaacttttggggactttgttttataatatgtatagatagattgttttgttttttttgattCGTCATCATGACCGTACGACATATAAAGGTTTAGAGATTGTACGTTTGCTTCAACGCGCTTATcacaggaactactggttcgattattattatttttttagttttggataTCTCATTTATTGAATCTATAGGCtaaataacatcacgctatgaccaataggaacggagcattCATGTAAAATGTTGCTAAAACGGgaaaaatttattctttttgagTACTTCAGTTGCGtgcatgtatgacggaattgtccctcttaaaatattctataaaatatattataaaacaaagacccccaCCGCAAATGCTTGCCTATCAGAACGCGAAAAACTGAAAGATGATACCACGGTATGGAGAtggtttgagaccccgggaagaacatgggttactttttatctttggcaaatatatagcaggaTATAATTTATGACGAATGCAATCTCGCGATAATATCTATAGAATCTAATAATAGTTCCATGATCAGAGTATTTGTGTTTATACCCTGGTTCACAATGAATGTTTTGTTGACTTAGAACGTgatgtaatataaatagaatgttGCGACAATGCTCAATATTGGTTAACACCTAACATTAAACTTAGacggtataaaataaaatgaagatatatacaaataatgttTCCAAAGATACTATTTAAAGAATTTGTAAAACTAATGATCTTCATTTTCCACTTTAATACGTCGCATTGTAccgtaaacaaaaaaattatgatcgAAAATTGATCTTGATACACTATTCTATATACAGCACTAGCGCAGAAGGTGACTCTATAACATCATTTGTCTCGCTCACTCTGCAACAAGGACGCGTCataggaaatttaaaaaaaata is a genomic window of Manduca sexta isolate Smith_Timp_Sample1 chromosome 22, JHU_Msex_v1.0, whole genome shotgun sequence containing:
- the LOC115450157 gene encoding cytochrome P450 CYP12A2, which produces MYSTKVRILNSQLGILQKQSVRSAAVSSTSIKVEDATVPLKSLKDIPGPPSLPFIGPLHNFLPGGMFYNVKGIELNKKLYEMYGPIVRLDSMLGTDLIIALYDADGAAQILRGQNWMPIRPGFPSLEYYRKNYKHKNEESSKPTGLLTDHLEPWKEFRSAMNPVMMQPKTIRLYANAIDQVAQDMISRMKSTRDENNMLRGKFDIEMNLWALESIAVVALGTRLNCFDPNLAEDSPARRLIQRVNDFFNCVEALDYKPTLFKFTRTSRLNKAIKTYEDLENLTKYFIQEAMEQLKKNKGISNDEKGVLEKLLEINEEFAYIMAADMLFAGVDTTTNTMLGALYLLAINPDKQQKLREEVMSKSDKKPYLRACIKESMRLMPIAPGNFRKTTKDFNILGYHIPKDTHILFVHQEMSLNEDYFPRASEFIPERWTVDKDDPLYHGNAHPFAFSPFGFGVRMCIGRRIAELEVETLLARIVENFKVEWFGPPANVVQSALNYVRGPYNYVLKDV